CTCCTTGGTCCCACTTCCCAGTCTGATCTAAGGCAGCATTGACTACCGTCTCCGCATCAACAAATCGTTTTTGAGCTGACAATATTCGTGCTAAAAGAATAAAACTTCTAACACTAGATCCAGCCTCCAGTTTCAAGAGCTGTCTTGCATAATTAAGTGCAATATCCAACTTCCGCTGCTCAGCATTTTCTAGGCTAAGATggaaaataatatgagaatcTCTTTCTCTCATTACTTTCTCAGCAGTTTCAAATGCATCGAGTGCTGCAGACTGCTTAGAAGTCCTCTCAGAATCAGAAGGAACTGATCTGGATTGAGTTGACAGTAAAAGACCCAGTAAGCAGTTTGCACCGCTTACCATCTGGCCACACATACCATGCAATTCAGAAAGTGCTTTGGAAGCGTATGTAATCCCTTCTTCAACACAAATCGTATTCTCTGCACAAATTTTTGAAGCCAGTAGTAATTCCAGTATGCAATCGGGATTCTCTCTGTTATTAAATAAATTCCTCAAAAGATTCAAAGCCACTGTATCCTCACCCTCTCCATGGTAACAGAGAGCTAGAGTGCAGtatctttctcttctttccatGGTTCCTGGGAGCAACTCTTCTATCTGATAGGCTAATGCCCTGAGTTCCCCAGAAACAGACAGCGCAAACGAAAGGTGATCAATTATCATTGGATCCCATCCAATCCTTCTGTAAGCAAATTTTCTTAACAGAATCAACAACAAAAGAACAGCCTCTTCTATATTGTTTCTCGGCACAAATGATCCTTCCATCTGCAAACGGAGATTTGGTGGGCTTGCCTCAGTACCACTATACAAAAGAAAAGTAGCAAATTCTTTTTGTATCTTGGTTGTGGTCTCTGTCTCCAGATTCCAATGATAGAGAAGGGCCCGTCGGTATGATAAGATAGCTTCCTGTGGAGCCCCAGCAAGTATGCACAGCTCCGGAAGCAAGTCAACAGCTTTGTTTAGAATTTCTTGTAGTTTATGGTCCGTAGAAAAATTCTCAGGCAGGCCTTCTGGCAATGCAGATTCAACAGTATCCAAAATCACTTTACATGATCGAGCAGCTTCTGCACAAACAGGCCAGGAAGATATGTTAGTCACACAGTAGTGGTAACACCAACATGCTCCCACAGAAAGCCTTTAATTTCTCATAAattccttcttcttttttttttttccatttgtaACTGTGCTGCAGGAACACAGGACACTCACATATGCAAATGTAGACGaacagagagagggagagagagagaactaTGCTCAAAGAATAATAGAGCATAGTACTGTATagaaaacttaaaatattatcaaagcCAACCAACATTTTCATTACTCAATATATAAACAAAAGTTGATGAGATTCATGCTTTCATAATTTACTCAACATTTTCATTACTCAATACAGAATCAAGTTCATTTACTCTTTTTCAACAAAAAAtccttttcatttatttattgtttaatttgaaCAAATGCACAACCTGAAGCATTCAAAGAAATTGAATTTCACGAGAAGTTCTTCACCCACAGTTGGTCCAACCAACATGGGGATCCTGTAGCTGCAAGGAGAAATTTGCCAGGGACACCCAAGGCTCAAATATACACATTTATGATTGGCAGCAACAAGATATTATGCCACTCTACCAACCAAAAATAATTAAGTAATGAAAACTGGGAACAGAAAATAAAGTGACAAATAtacctccaaaccttccaagaCCCTGCAGTGATTTTGTTTTGAGAAAAATAGCTTCAAGAAGTAAACTAATAGCATGCATAGACATAGTTGGGGCAGCATCACTTTGAGAACGGCGTCGGTTTTGTTCACACCTTCTAGAAAGGGAGACTTTCATCTTGGAAGTCACAGCAGCAATGTCAATTCCTTCAAACACATGAAGTGCTGCTTCTATATTTCCCTTCTGATACTCGAGCCTTCCCAACAATGCTCTTGCTTCCTATATAATAAGATGGCACTTTAGCTAAGTGAACATGTTTGGAAATGAGATTTGAAACTCTAAAAGAGTCTTTATTTACAAACTTAACATGAAATCCAAATTTCACAATGAACTCCGTTAACCCATTTGATTTTCATGTCAGTTGGAAACATTTAAAAGGCATAGAAAATAAACATGTTACGAGTGTGACATATGAATTAGCATATTTTACTAGTCCAGCAATACGAAACTGATACATCCAGGATGTTATAAAATGAATCGAAAATTGAATTCCTAATGTAAACAAGTGAAACAAATTGAACCCCCATCCGATAAACCTTAACTAGCAATGCAGTTGCACCCCCACTATCTACTTAGCAGTAAGCATGTTGTCGCTATTTCCATCATTTAGATGATCCCTTGAAGGAATTGCCCAATGACGACTATTCCTGTGCATGACTATTAGGTGCTCCATTGAAAGAATAAGAAAGAAGGCACCAGAAGTAAATATCATCCAGAAAAGCCTAACCAGAAATGACACTATATTCACTTTCCATGATTTTCAATCTCTCTTCCCCTCTATACACAAACTGATAAATTAAACATATTTAGCAATACTTGAAGCAAACAACTTAACATAAAAATGGAGTACAATAAGCTGGCATCCTACTCTAAACTAGTTAGTAAGCAGAAGTTGGACTCTCAAAATGGTTATGCCATTGCCATTGGCCCGTTTTCCAACCTGATAGATTCGTGAAGACTTTTCAATTGTCTATACCTAGCAAAGACATTACAGCTAAATAACTGAAGACAGAAAAAGTTCTGGAAAAACTTTTTCCATTTACAGCATGCCATCCACTCTCACGGGAGAAAATCATATAACCCATAAATGCTTCTTCAATATGAAACATTCATTCAAGTGGCAGCCATCACCACAGCCATTAAATTGTGTCTGTTCAGATGTGATAAAGAAGCCATAATTCTTTCACCTGTTTTAACCTTTTCTCATGGCCATCAACATAGaatagaaaaaacaaaaaaattaaacggAGAAGAAAAAAGCGCAGACCTCATAGTTGAGATAACCACTCTCACGAAGAGATGACTCTGCTTCTTCAATGTTGCTATTATCAATCTTTGTATCTACCTCACCTGCTCGAGAGGAATAACCACTTGCTGAATAGTCCCTAGTTGCCAAGGACTCTGATGAAGCAGCCATGTCATCTACTCTTAACTGCTCCCCTGAACGAATACACTTCATCATCTTCCACAGTCTCCCTCTAATGCCAACTCCCCACTTTTTTATCCGATGCTTAAGTATCATAATGTTTCATTACACTTGATATTCTTCTAAAATAACATTCACAGTAAGGCATACAAAATTAGAAGCGATTCAGAAAGTTAAACAGCATAACCTTCATGCAAATGTTACTTCCACTGTTCTGGGAATAGGAATAAAATGTTAACATCTAAGCCAGCTAAATTGTCAGAGTAAAGTTTAATACTTTTTCCTGCCAAAGCAAAGAAATTGACCTCCCAATTCGACAAAGAATAAAGTTTGAGAAAATGAACCCAAAAGGTCATTTTGTTTGGCACACTGCAACTCTTCAAAATCACAAAGTGAGAACTCAATCATCCAAAAAGTTTCTTGAAATGAAAATCAAATTCACTAGTGCAACATGATCAATCAATCGGTCCATAAACATACACTGCTACCTCAAGAAAAGATAACTGGAAAggtaaaagaaaaagggaaactTCAGAAAACCCAGGGAAAAAATTTTCCAGCAAACCCAGACGAATTTGAGCACAATATAAGCCACAAATGAACGAAAGATCATGATTGGCAACTATAGTCGAAAGTGAAACAGACCCATTACAGCATAGACAAAATTAAAAGCtgggataaaaattaaaataaaaataaataaataagaactcCAAAAGAAAGTACCTTTCATGGAAAAAAAGCATCGACAGAGCCCACAACACATCAAAACCACCACAGTGCATCTCCACAATTCAATAAGaatccaaagctccaaaactatAATGTCTTTTTCCGTCACTATGTTAAATTTCCTCTTTTTCTACTTTCCCTGTATAATTATCCTTATTCTTttcgttttatttttaaattgcatTAGCTCAGGAGTTGTTGAAATTTCAAATAGTATATAGTACTGAAAAGGATGGATAACTGAAGAAGGCACCCTTCAATTTATGAAAAAATCAAGTCTTTGGTATTCTTCAGTGTCAAAGGTGTGAACGGGGGAAAGCTTCGGGAGGGGAATTGCAGCTTAACATAATATTATTTGCATACTTAATtgttcttttttaaaataaaataaaataaaataaataaataaaatattggaGAGGTAATGAAGGCTTGTTGGAAGCAGGGATGCATGGGACCCAGATGGAAATCTACCACCACCACTCAACTCCAACTTTGGTCAACCGCCGGCcccataaatataattaaaacctAAAACCATTTCTTCTCTCTCTACGGTGTTTCTTCGACGACCACCGGCGAGTTATTATTAATAGGATAATTTACCACTTTTTAATATTAAGTCACGTCTAAGTTAATGATTTACAGCATGTTTGAATGAGTAAAAAAgtaagagagaaaataaaatttaaaaataaaatattgttttttcatctaacttttatttaaatgaaataaaaatgagGAATAGAAAAAatgttaaaaagaaaattagaatTATTTATAGAAGAGAATTAATGTAAgcaatttctttatttatttctattgtaaaattaaaaatatcacatTGAAATACCATTTAATTATTATGGACAAGAGTTATGAAATTGATGGAGTTGGTTTAAGAAACCCATtagatttttcaaaatcaaatgcaAAGAGACCTAAAACCCATTTATCTCAAGTCATTTTGGGCTCATTATCCTATTTATTCCAACCCCACAAGGCCACCACCAGCCTTCTTCTTCTTGACGACAATCTGATAATTACTTAGGCTGAGCTTAGTTAGCCCAGTTTCTTAATTTTAGGTATCCTGCAGGGAGGGCACTTGAGTTTTAATAGGGCATAGCAGAAGGAGTAATAATGAAGACGACACATACTAGCCTTCCTACTTACTCTACAGGCCATTAAATTATCTGTCGCATTCCTCAACTTCCCTATTATTGCCGCAACTTGATCAGATTATCCATTCTAGAATTCCAAGTAAAGCTTCTGCTGGTCCCATGCATCCCATCATAATTTCtctaaatattaagaaaaaaaaaaaaaaaaaacccagaaAATTAAAGACAAGGCATGTGATGAGGTAATGAGCAAGACATTGAATTCAAATTCCTAAGTTTTGGGTTTGTAGCGCAATGAAAGCAATGTGGTTCACAGcaatatttcaaatataaaattaattatgagtTTAATACAAGAATCATTTGCCTATGATTATAAAGAGATTAACTATATAAATACAATCATTATATTATCTAAATTGTTTCTATGATTCTACCATTAGTTCGTGattgttttgattttatttatttttatttcgattatattttttttttaaatatatataattaaaatttaattcaataaaacatttaaaattaaaagacattaaataaatttaaaaatattataaataataattaaattaaattttaatattttctttaaacttATAGTACTCACtattatattgtaaaaattatgtatatgtatgaaaaaaattatatttaaaaaatttatttttaactattatatatatttataataaattaatatttttatatttattttattaatataataaattaatatatatctgtatttattatttatattaatctattaaatacctaaaatttatcaactataattatttatgaGCTTCTAATTATAATCAACGATCAGCAATATTAatagaaatattaatttaaactatttattttatataaacaagtatttttttaatatcataactaaataataaaaaataaattattatatttaaaaaaaatatatttttcatatgctaattatttttcacaaagtAAATAGAGTCCTAATATTAGAAATTCTCCTTAGTTATGCTAACTCTAAAATACACGAATCATCTTGTgcataaaaaaacattttttatctAATTGAGAATAgcgtgagaaaaaaaaatttttttccgAAATggactataattttaaatcatacACTAATTCTTAGTTTTatcattttgaagatttgattattttatttaattttattcacatttattttctcaaaagtAAAATCACCAGAAAGTTTGTACATAATTTACCTCGTCTATATAAACATGAGCAAAATGCCAAAATGGTAGGGATGAGTATAAAATCAACCATGTTATTAGAACTCtactatttttcaataaaaagcctcaatttatttgttgaaaaagttatttttaaaaaattgttattcaaattttattttaaactaatatattttaataagagCAATGGTGATGTTAAGCAGATCCTTTCTTGGCCCATGGTAGCATTACCTTAATGGACCTATGCCTTGGACCCGGCAATTGTTTTCCCAGTGAAGCTCACGCCTGTGTCTGTTTATCGATTTGCGTTTCTTCCCAGCAGGCTGCGTTTGTTGCATCACACCTCCCAAATGCACTGCAATATACTTACCGccgtaattatatttattaataatttttaatataaaaatgagaTATTCTCATTTTCTGAATGTACTAGAGTAATTTTCATGAATTCTCTACTTACTGTCATCTGAATCGAGTTGAGATGTTTGGAAACTGAAAATGCCGAACCCGTGTTCCAACTGTTCCCACATTAAgggaattataattattttattttttattaattattgatgCGGATTGAACAGATAATCTTATAAGTAGCTGGGCTGGGCTGGGCTGGGCTAGCCATCAATGGATGTCTCTTGCCAGTTGGATCAGGCCTTCTGTGTTGCCACGTGGGCTACTCCATTGTTGGTATTTAGCTCTTCAAACTGTTCTTTATtgtatttctttaaaaaaaattgaaattcattTCTCttacaattatatattttacttaatttctaatttgttaaaataaattattttctaaattaaattttaaatacaaacTAAGGAAATTACATCACACGTACTGCGGTTAGCGGCGACATTACATAGAGAACTTAAAAGTCACTACACGTTGCTGCCTCTCATTGGTGACTTTATCCACGTTTTAAGACGGACCAGGAATTTAAACTTTATGGTTTCCAGCAAATAAATAACGACGACTCAGGGAAAGCTAGGAAATGCCACATAAATTATAAGGTCGAAAACATTTGTGACGAAAAAAGAAAAGCGAATATATGACACGTGTCGCAATTTGAAtagctcaaaagaaaaagcatGCAAAAAGTTGAATCCAAATTGAGTTATGTAAATAAAAAGATACTGGGAAATTTATGGcaaattatttcttattttaattgtaCTTTTTTATAGactgaattttttttcatatttctaataaaattgttttataatattattattagatttaatttaatacaattttaattaatatattaaaataatattttatcaatatCAGTTTAAGCAGCCAACTTTAACacattattttttaagattatTTGCAATAACTTAAAACAAACTATCCAAAATAATTATTCCTTGTGTTTtgtgaaaatgaaaatgaatttgaatattaaatatcaaattctctttatatctaaataaaattaatgcatgagattataaataattataagaaataaaattgtaaataattaattaaatcccTAAACAATGCATTTCAAGTTTTGTATTCTTGAAATTTAGAAATAAGGATTTTCCTATTTTGAAtgcatttgaatttttatttgaaagaaaaaaatgaaaattgttGAAAGCAAGTATAAGAGAAAATCTGATGGTATTTAATTTAACGATATTAAATTATACTCGCTAGATTCATTTcagaattatttataatattaaaagcattaattaatattttttattctcatctctataaaataaaaaaattatataatcttTTCAAAAACTTTTACTACTTTTTCTATATTTCTTTTAATGTTCTCACTCTTttgtgataaattaataaatagagaatattaaaattgaaataattagtGATAAACagtaatttaatcaaattaaagatTATTCTGTTATAAATATTGTGATTTAATTACTTTATTGaactataataaataataatcttatttaatttttttaataataattaaaaataaatttgatatttttaggcTCTATTATATAGTTTAGGGGGATATTTAGCCAAAACTTCTCTAACATTTGAGATTTGTTTATTCGTGAAAAGTACTTTGTACATGGGACAACAAAAGTAGCTCGTGCATGGGAAAATGTTGTTTGTAAATATCTCATGCGAAAAAAACATTctctatcaaaaatatttttaaataaaacaacttatttttattatttagttttattttttaaaatattaataaatttaaaattttttaaattggcTCTCTCTTTAACATAAGTAATTTTTCTAGAAAAAAGTTACTTTTTTTTCGTCtgattgataaaataattttttataaataacttgtaaaataatattattttaaatatactcTACTGccgtttattttataaaaaaaaatccatgaaGAAGAATAATTTTCTGGTGAAATATGTTTttcaaaggaaaaaaattatcgagaaaataattcatatattttttttttctgttgtaATGTGAAAAGCTAGTAA
The genomic region above belongs to Manihot esculenta cultivar AM560-2 chromosome 3, M.esculenta_v8, whole genome shotgun sequence and contains:
- the LOC110611752 gene encoding protein NPGR2, with the translated sequence MILKHRIKKWGVGIRGRLWKMMKCIRSGEQLRVDDMAASSESLATRDYSASGYSSRAGEVDTKIDNSNIEEAESSLRESGYLNYEEARALLGRLEYQKGNIEAALHVFEGIDIAAVTSKMKVSLSRRCEQNRRRSQSDAAPTMSMHAISLLLEAIFLKTKSLQGLGRFGEAARSCKVILDTVESALPEGLPENFSTDHKLQEILNKAVDLLPELCILAGAPQEAILSYRRALLYHWNLETETTTKIQKEFATFLLYSGTEASPPNLRLQMEGSFVPRNNIEEAVLLLLILLRKFAYRRIGWDPMIIDHLSFALSVSGELRALAYQIEELLPGTMERRERYCTLALCYHGEGEDTVALNLLRNLFNNRENPDCILELLLASKICAENTICVEEGITYASKALSELHGMCGQMVSGANCLLGLLLSTQSRSVPSDSERTSKQSAALDAFETAEKVMRERDSHIIFHLSLENAEQRKLDIALNYARQLLKLEAGSSVRSFILLARILSAQKRFVDAETVVNAALDQTGKWDQGELLRTKAKLQIAQGQLKNAIQTYTHLLAVVQVRTKTFGGGKKLLKSRGNHDRRLEMETWHDLANVYTSLSQWRDAEVCLTKSKAISPYSASRWHAAGLLYEAKGLHQDALKSFRAALDVDPTHVPSLISTACVLKLLGSQSMPIIRSFLTDALQLDKMNHSAWFNLGLLYKDDASVSALEAAECFEAAAVLEESAPVEPFR